A window of the Planococcus citri chromosome 4, ihPlaCitr1.1, whole genome shotgun sequence genome harbors these coding sequences:
- the LOC135842335 gene encoding hyaluronidase A-like has translation MLDFQFQRLVQIITIFACLTTVPAAEQNFSPFYGWIQSWFQPQAAAPQSKSAPINIGTNGIKRNPSFQKNFKIVWNVPTFQCHKYGLNFSQVSDWGITQNYGDTFRGDRIALLYDPGWFPALLETTAQSDPVKRNGGVPQEGDVEKHLELFAEQIKNKLIPDENFAGIAIIDFEHWRPVWSENFGSLLQYRQISRQNEQHKHPLWSGGEIEREASRRFEKAAWQFMRRTLKMARKMRPKALWGYYGFPLCFNFTPKNNRAKCSDSVMENNERIKWLFEESSAIYPSLYYKKYSMTQHTRAQFMEGRVTESMRVARMSSTPTPVYPYTWFKYYDSKEFVDKNDLINSMVIPKKDGAAGVIIWGSSNDVNTESKCRSLHNYVNTVLGPAAKQILHLPKEQVSSILTNIIVEKPVTIDPSDNNNVDYVF, from the exons GATCCAAAGCTGGTTTCAGCCACAAGCTGCAGCACCTCAATCGAAATCTGCACCAATCAATATAGGAACCAATGGCATAAAACGTAAtccatcttttcaaaaaaatttcaaaatcgtctGGAACGTGCCAACCTTCCAATGTCATAAATACGGATTGAATTTCTCTCAAGTATCCGATTGGGGTATAACTCAAAATTACGGAGATACGTTTCGAGGTGACAGGATCGCCTTGTTGTACGATCCAGGCTGGTTTCCTGCTCTTTTGGAAACCACTGCTCAAAGTGATCCGGTCAAACGAAATGGTGGAGTACCCCAGGAAGGTGATGTAGAAAAACATCTGGAATTATTCGCCgagcaaatcaaaaataaactgattccggatgaaaattttgcag gtatcgcgattatcgatTTCGAACACTGGAGACCAGTCTGGAGTGAAAATTTCGGATCATTGTTGCAATACAGACAGATCTCCAGACAGAATGAACAACATAAGCATCCATTGTGGTCAGGAGGTGAAATAGAAAGAGAG GCATCCAGACGATTCGAAAAAGCAGCCTGGCAATTCATGCGACGAACTCTGAAAATGGCTCGCAAAATGAGACCAAAGGCACTCTGGGGTTATTACGGATTTCCGCTGTGTTTTAATTTCACGCCGAAAAATAATCGAGCCAAATGCTCCGACAGTGTAATGGAGAACAACGAAAg GATCAAATGGTTGTTTGAAGAGAGCTCAGCTATATACCCGTCGCTTTATTATAAGAAGTATTCCATGACACAACATACCAGAGCTCAGTTTATGGAAGGTAGAGTTACAGAGTCGATGAGAGTGGCAAGGATGTCATCAACCCCGACGCCTGTTTACCCTTATACTTGGTTCAAGTATTACGATTCGAAGGAATTTGTTGATAAG AATGACCTAATTAACTCGATGGTAATACCGAAAAAAGATGGAGCAGCCGGGGTTATAATATGGGGCTCTTCGAACGACGTGAACACCGAAAGTAAATGCCGATCATTACACAATTACGTCAACACAGTCCTAGGTCCAGCAGCTAAACAAATTCTGCATCTACCCAAAGAGCAAGTATCGTCCATTTTGACCAACATCATCGTCGAGAAACCAGTTACCATCGATCCCAGTGATAACAACAATGTCGATTATGTTTTTTAA